Part of the Calditrichota bacterium genome is shown below.
AAATGACGAGGATTGTTATTAGCGAAGTACCAAGTCGAATCGCGGTTGCTGACGATGAACAGTTGCACGAAGCAAAGCAAGGTGCGTGTGTAACCGTTGCCGGGATCGTTCTTGTATTCGACGATTTGCTCCATTGCGCGGCGTGGGTTGATGCCGAGAGTTTTCAGTTCGATCTGCACTACTGGCATGCCATTGATGAGCAAGATTACATCATAGCGGTGGTGGCTGTTGTCGGTGTTGATGCGGAGTTGGTGGATAACCTCGAAGCTGTTTTTGCACCAGTCCTTGATGTTGACCAGCGTATAGTTGAGCGGCGTGCCGTCGTCGCGGGTGAAATCGTTGATTGTCCGAAGCATGCGCGCGGCGGCGAACACGTCGGCGGTGACGATCTCATCCAGCAGCCGCTGAAACTCGGCATCGGTGAGATGGACACGGTTGAGTGCCTCGAACTTCTCGCGGAAGTTCCGCTCCAACATCGCGCGGTCACGTATTTCCGGGCGATAGGTGTATTTGAGTTCGCCCAATCTTGCGATTAGTAGCTGTTCG
Proteins encoded:
- a CDS encoding type I restriction endonuclease subunit R, yielding MTEQELEQLLIARLGELKYTYRPEIRDRAMLERNFREKFEALNRVHLTDAEFQRLLDEIVTADVFAAARMLRTINDFTRDDGTPLNYTLVNIKDWCKNSFEVIHQLRINTDNSHHRYDVILLINGMPVVQIELKTLGINPRRAMEQIVEYKNDPGNGYTRTLLCFVQLFIVSNRDSTWYFANNNPRH